The Chitinophagales bacterium genomic sequence ACTATTGGAAAAAAATGTATACCATTTAAAATAGAAATGGTTGTTCGTGGTTATTTGGCTGGTTCTGCTTGGAGAGCTTACGAAAATGGTATTCGGACTATTTGTGGTGTTACGCTTCCAGAAGGTTTGCGTCAGAACGAAAAACTAGCTCAACCTATTATTACACCTACTACAAAAGCAAGTGAAGGTCATGATGAAGAAATTAGTAAAGAAGATATTATTAAACAAAATATAGTTTCTAAAGATGATTATGAGCAACTAGAAAATTATGCACTACAAATTTTTAATAGAGGAAGTGAAAAAGCATTAGAACACGGTTTAATTTTAGTTGATACAAAATACGAATTTGGAAAAATTGACGATACGATTTATTTGATTGATGAAATTCATACACCAGATTCTTCTAGATATTTTTATGCCCATTCTTATCAAACATTATTTGATAAAGGAGAAAATCCAAAGCAATTATCCAAAGAGTTTGTAAGAGAATGGCTAATTGAAAATAATTTTATGGGAAAAACTGGACAACAAATTCCTGAAATGACAACAGAAGTTATTAATAATATTTCAAACAGATATATCGAATTATATGAAATATTGACTGGCAAAAAATTTATTCCAAGAAATTATAATCATATTGATGCTACGATAGAACAAAGCGTAGAAAATGCATTAAAAAAATACATATGATACACAGACCAAGACGAAATAGAACGACACAGGCAATAAGAAACTTAGTACAAGAAGTACATTTAACTACGCAACATTTAGTCTATCCATTATTTTTAATTGATGGACAAAATATCAAAAATGAAATTAAATCGATGCCTAATATTTTTCAATGGAGTGTTGATTTAGCGTTGAAAGAAATTGAAGCATGTGTTAACTTAGGTATTGAGTCGTTTATTTTATTTCCTGTTGTAGATAATAGTTTAAAAGATAAAACAGGAACATATAGTTATAATAAAGATAATTTTTATTTAAAAGCAATTCAGCAATTCAAACAAGCATTTCCACAATGTTGTTTTATCTCTGATGTAGCTTTAGATCCATATAGTAGTGATGGACATGATGGTATTGTAGAAAATGGCATTATAGTAAATGATGCTACACTTGAAGTATTGAACAAAATGGCTTTGGCACAAGCACAAGCTGGTTTCGACTATATTGGTCCTTCTGATATGATGGACGGAAGAGTTGCTTCTATCAGACAAACACTTGATGATAATGGATTTACCAATACAGGCATTCTATCTTATACTGCAAAATATGCTAGTGCTTTTTATGGTCCATTTAGAGATGCTTTAGATTCTGCACCAAAATCTGGCGATAAAAAATCGTATCAAATGGATTATAAAAACCAGCAAGAAGCATTACTAGAAGCTGAGTTAGATACTTTGGAAGGTGCAGATATGTTAATGGTAAAACCAGCTATGGCTTATTTAGATATTATTCAGTCGTTAAAACAAAATAGTTATTTACCAATAGTGGCTTATCATGTAAGTGGTGAGTATGCTATGTTAAAAGCAGCACATCAAAATGGTTGGTTAGATTATAATAAGTGTGTGGAAGAAAGTTTATATGCTATAAAAAGAGCAGGTGCTTCTGTTATCATTACTTATGCAGCGAAAGACTTTGCAATGCTCCATAAATAAAAAAGGAGCACTATAATAGTACTCCTTCAACATTCATTCTTCTGTAATTTCTTTATTCTGGTAGTTTTTTTATTTTTTCTTTCCTTCATCAGTTTTTAAGTTTCCAAAACGATATACATATCCAACATGTATTAAAGTTCTAGAGTTGGTAATATGATATTTATCTGTCGTGTATCCATCATGATAAACTTCACCAAAACCCCAATCATAAGTCATGTCAAAAGTAATTGCATGTTTCATATTTTCACTTACAATAACTTCTGTTCCTACACCAAATCTAATTCCATAATCGTGTCTTTTGTACACATTATCAAAATCTGCATCTACTTCATAATCGTCTAGTAAAATATTATCTACTTCTTCTGTTACTTTATCTTTTCCATTAATAGCAAAAGCATAATAACCACCGACAGTACCATAAACTCTTAGTCGGTCATTTCCCCAACCAACATGAGCCACCACTGGAATTGTGATGTAGTTTAATCTAGTATCTCTATTATAGATATGTAACCCACCACTAGCATAAGTTTTTCTTTCGGCAATATTACCACCTTGATTGAACTCTGCAGCGGCACCGATACCTACAAATTTATTGAACCACATCTTCCCTACTAATCCAGCACCACCGCCCATTTTAAAACTAAACTGTCCGCCTACATCAGATAGTTTACTTTCTTTTTGGCTGTAATTTTTAAATCTGCCCATTGACAGACCACCTTTTATACCAACTTCTACAGTTATTTTTGCGAAAGTTGAGGTTGCAAGTAGTATTAGTAATGTTGGAAGAAATAGTACCTTTTTCATAATTATTATTCATTAAGTAATGTAAAAATAAGCATTAATTGGTAAAAAGTTAACTTTTTTGAATATTTTTTAAATTGTGTTAATATTAACAAAATCATGAATATTTACTAGTTATAAATAAGTAGCATTTTGTAAAGAAATAAAACAATGTTATTCAATTAAATCTAATCAAATATAATTTAACAGATTATTGCTTTTATTGCAGATAGACTAAATTTTAGTTGTAGCATCTTTTTTATTCGCTTGCTGTTGTTTTTTCAGATTTGCTTCGATATAAGTTTTTACATCTTCTATAGAATAAAACACTTCCTCTTTAGTTTCTTCCATTAACAATTCTAATTCTTCTTCTGTTGCAACTCTGCCAATCCCAAATGCTAAATCATGTGGTGTAAGTTTTTTTAGTTCTTGGTTCTTATTTTTTATGGCAGATTTCATACTTCTAAGTTAAATGAATTTTCAAACAATTCCAAATGAAAATACTTAAAATTGCAAGTAGAATAATCTATTTTATAATAATAAACGAGCATCTTCGCTTCATTCCATTTCGCTCTGAGTAACGGTTTGCTTAAGAATATATCTCGCCACCTTGTTGGTTAAACTCTTTGGCTTTTTCTTCCATGCCTTTTTGAATAGTAGATTCTAAAATTTCTGTAATTCCTTTTTGAGATTCTTCGCTGTCGCTCAGAATGACGCTTGGATTATTATTAGCATAATCTCTTACTTCTTGCGTAATTTTCATACTACAAAAATGTGGTCCACACATAGAACAAAAATGTGCAATTTTAGCACCATCAGCTGGTAGCGTTTCATCGTGAAATTGTAATGCTTTTTCTGGATCTAAACTCAAGTTAAATTGATCTTCCCATCTAAATTCAAATCGTGCTTTGCTCAATGCATTATCTCTGTACTGAGCACCTGGATGACCTTTAGCTAAATCGGCAGCATGAGCAGCTAACTTATAAGTAATCACACCTTCTCGTACATCTTCTTTATTAGGTAAACCCAAATGTTCTTTTGGTGTAACATAGCACAACATAGCAGTACCATACCAACCAATCATAGCTGCACCAATTGCCGAAGTAATATGGTCATAACCTGGTGCAATATCTGTAGTTAATGGACCCAATGTATAAAAAGGTGCTTCATGACATTCTTTCAATTGCTTGTCCATATTTTCTTTAATGAGATGCATTGGTACATGACCTGGACCTTCTATTATGGTTTGTACATCGTGTTTCCAAGCAATTTTAGTGAGTTCGCCTAAGGTTTCTAACTCAGCAAATTGTGCAGCATCATTGGCATCTGCAATAGAACCTGGTCGCAAACCATCACCAAGAGAAAAAGCTACATCATAGGCTTTCATAATCTCGCATATTTCTTCGAAATGCGTATAAATAAAATTTTCTTGATGATGTGCTAAGCACCATTTTGCCATAATACTACCACCACGAGAAACAATACCTGTAACTCTTTTTGCAGTCAATGGAATATAGCGTAACAAGACACCAGCATGAACCGTAAAATAATCAACGCCTTGTTCTGCTTGTTCAATTAAAGTATCTCTAAAAATTTCCCAAGTCAAATCTTCAGCTTTGCCATTTACTTTTTCTAATGCTTGATAGATTGGCACAGTACCAATTGGCACTGGCGAATTTCTAATAATCCACTCGCGTGTTTCGTGAATATTTTTTCCAGTAGATAAATCCATAATGGTATCTGCTCCCCAACGACACGCCCAAACTGCTTTTTCTACTTCTTCTTCTATAGAGGAAGTAACGGCACTATTGCCAATATTAGCATTAATTTTTACTAAGAAGTTTCTGCCAATAATCATTGGTTCGCTTTCTGGATGATTGATGTTAGACGGAATAACTGCTCTACCTTTGGCTACTTCATCTCTAACAAATTCTGGTGTAATAAAGGTAGTAGGTGTATTGGCACCAAAGCTATTGCCCTGATGTTGCTGACACAATATATCTGCTTGTCCGTTTAAACTTTCGATATATGCTTGTTGTTTTTGGTTTTCACGAATGGCAATGTATTCCATTTCTGGTGTAATGATACCTTGCTTTGCATAGTGCAATTGCGAAACATTTTTGCCTTGTTTTGCTTTTAATGGTTTTTGTATGTGTTTAAATCGTATATTATCTAAGCTATTATATTGTAATCGTTCGTTACAATAGTTAGAGGAAAACTGAGTAAGTTGTTCGGTATCATTTCGGTCTTGTATCCAAGATGCTCGTAGTTTTGTTAGACCTTGATGCACATCAATTGTAGCGTTTTCATCGGTGTATGGTCCACTAGTATCGTAAATGGTAACTGGTGGATTTTCGTGTAGCACTTTGCCATTTTGCATGGTTGGCGACAACGAAACTGCTCGCATAGCTACTTGTATATTGTGTAGTTCACCTTGCACAAAAATCTTTCTAGATTTTGGAAATGGTTTTGTTGTAATTACATTTTGTTGTGGTGTAGTATCTTGTTTTTTCATTTTTTTAGTATTGAGATTTTTTTAATTAGCTAATTTATAAATTGATTAATTAGCTCATTATTTGATTTCTTTCCAATTTTCCATATTTATTTTTTAGGTTTAAGATTCTTCGCTACGCTCAGAATGACAAATGCTATTAACCACCAGCGACTGCTCCTATTATAATAATATCATCTTTATCGTTTAAAATAGTAGTCTGCCAATCGTCTTTTGGAATTATATTTTCGTTGAGTGCAATGGCAATGCCATCTATTTCGGTTAAAACT encodes the following:
- the thiS gene encoding sulfur carrier protein ThiS, whose product is MSYTIIVFQCILIKLKMMQTVFVNKEALEIADHTSLQQVIEKVLTEIDGIAIALNENIIPKDDWQTTILNDKDDIIIIGAVAGG
- the thiC gene encoding phosphomethylpyrimidine synthase ThiC, which produces MKKQDTTPQQNVITTKPFPKSRKIFVQGELHNIQVAMRAVSLSPTMQNGKVLHENPPVTIYDTSGPYTDENATIDVHQGLTKLRASWIQDRNDTEQLTQFSSNYCNERLQYNSLDNIRFKHIQKPLKAKQGKNVSQLHYAKQGIITPEMEYIAIRENQKQQAYIESLNGQADILCQQHQGNSFGANTPTTFITPEFVRDEVAKGRAVIPSNINHPESEPMIIGRNFLVKINANIGNSAVTSSIEEEVEKAVWACRWGADTIMDLSTGKNIHETREWIIRNSPVPIGTVPIYQALEKVNGKAEDLTWEIFRDTLIEQAEQGVDYFTVHAGVLLRYIPLTAKRVTGIVSRGGSIMAKWCLAHHQENFIYTHFEEICEIMKAYDVAFSLGDGLRPGSIADANDAAQFAELETLGELTKIAWKHDVQTIIEGPGHVPMHLIKENMDKQLKECHEAPFYTLGPLTTDIAPGYDHITSAIGAAMIGWYGTAMLCYVTPKEHLGLPNKEDVREGVITYKLAAHAADLAKGHPGAQYRDNALSKARFEFRWEDQFNLSLDPEKALQFHDETLPADGAKIAHFCSMCGPHFCSMKITQEVRDYANNNPSVILSDSEESQKGITEILESTIQKGMEEKAKEFNQQGGEIYS
- the hemB gene encoding porphobilinogen synthase; translated protein: MIHRPRRNRTTQAIRNLVQEVHLTTQHLVYPLFLIDGQNIKNEIKSMPNIFQWSVDLALKEIEACVNLGIESFILFPVVDNSLKDKTGTYSYNKDNFYLKAIQQFKQAFPQCCFISDVALDPYSSDGHDGIVENGIIVNDATLEVLNKMALAQAQAGFDYIGPSDMMDGRVASIRQTLDDNGFTNTGILSYTAKYASAFYGPFRDALDSAPKSGDKKSYQMDYKNQQEALLEAELDTLEGADMLMVKPAMAYLDIIQSLKQNSYLPIVAYHVSGEYAMLKAAHQNGWLDYNKCVEESLYAIKRAGASVIITYAAKDFAMLHK
- a CDS encoding PorT family protein, whose amino-acid sequence is MKKVLFLPTLLILLATSTFAKITVEVGIKGGLSMGRFKNYSQKESKLSDVGGQFSFKMGGGAGLVGKMWFNKFVGIGAAAEFNQGGNIAERKTYASGGLHIYNRDTRLNYITIPVVAHVGWGNDRLRVYGTVGGYYAFAINGKDKVTEEVDNILLDDYEVDADFDNVYKRHDYGIRFGVGTEVIVSENMKHAITFDMTYDWGFGEVYHDGYTTDKYHITNSRTLIHVGYVYRFGNLKTDEGKKK
- a CDS encoding phosphoribosylaminoimidazolesuccinocarboxamide synthase, with amino-acid sequence MSWNDKPYHFPNQTNFYKGKVRDVYTINNDLLVMIVSDRISAFDVILPKPIPYKGQILNQIAQYCIAQTQDILPNWILESPDENVTIGKKCIPFKIEMVVRGYLAGSAWRAYENGIRTICGVTLPEGLRQNEKLAQPIITPTTKASEGHDEEISKEDIIKQNIVSKDDYEQLENYALQIFNRGSEKALEHGLILVDTKYEFGKIDDTIYLIDEIHTPDSSRYFYAHSYQTLFDKGENPKQLSKEFVREWLIENNFMGKTGQQIPEMTTEVINNISNRYIELYEILTGKKFIPRNYNHIDATIEQSVENALKKYI